TGAGCGCGACATGGCTGAAATGACTGTCCTCAATCACGCGGGTTCCGGCCCGACCACAGGTACGCTCAAGCGGTTTGCGACGACGGACGCCACCTTCCGCGCGCTGACGCTGGCTGCGGCGGTTCTCGTGCTCGCGGTGATGGGCGGCGTGCTCGTCGCGCTCGTGCTCGGCTCCTGGCCGGCGTGGAAGGCCTTCGGTGCCTCCTTCGTCACGACGGAGGTCTGGAACCCGGTTTCGGAGCAGTTCGGTGCGCTCGGCCCGATCTACGGCACGCTCGTCACCTCCGCCATCGCGATGCTCATCGCGGTTCCGGTGGGCATCGGCATCGCCATCTTCCTCACCGAGATCTGCCCGCGGCCGCTGCGCCGGCCGATCGCGATCGCCATCGAGCTTCTCGCCGGCATCCCCTCGATCATCTACGGCATCTGGGGTCTGTTCGTGTTCGCGCCGTTCATGCAGCACTGGGTCCAGCCGGCGCTGATCGCGACGTTCGCCGACGTGCCGCTGCTGCGCGACCTGTTCGCCGGCCCGCCCTACGGCATCGGTGTCTTCACCGCCTCGCTGATCCTGGCGATCATGGTGCTGCCCTTCATCTCCTCGATCACCCGCGACGTGTTCGAGACCGTGCCGCCGATGCTCAAGGAATCGGCCTACGGCCTCGGCTGCACGACCTGGGAAGTGATCATGAAGGTGGTGCTGCCCTTCACCCGCGTCGGCGTGATCGGCGGCGTGATGCTGGCGCTCGGCCGTGCCCTCGGCGAGACCATGGCCGTGACCTTCGTCATCGGCAACGCCCACCGCATCTCGGCCTCGATCCTGGCGCCGGGCACGACCATCTCGGCGACCATCGCCAACGAATTCACCGAAGCGGACGGCGAACTCTACACCGCCTCGCTGCTCGCCCTCGGTCTCATCCTGTTCGTGATCACGCTGATCGTCCTCGCCGCGGCCCGCTACATGCTGCTGCGGATCGAGAAGCGGCTCGGCTGAGGAGGGCGCCCCCATGTATGCCCGCAGAAAGCTCCGCAACGCGATCTTCATGAGTCTCTCGGCTGCCGCGGCCGGCATCGGCCTCGTCTGGCTGGTGATGATCCTCGCCGGTCTCCTGATCGAAGGCTTCAGCGGCCTCGGCCTTTCGGTGTTCACCGAGATGACGCCGCCGCCCGGCAGCGAAGGCGGCCTGCTCAATGCCATCGTCGGCAGCCTGGTGATGTCGGTGATCGCCGTCATCGTCGGGACGCCGATCGGCATTCTGGCCGGCACCTATCTCGCCGAATACGGCCGGCACTCGCGGCTGGCGACGGTGGTGCGCTTCATCAACGACATCCTGCTGTCGGCGCCCTCCATCGTGATCGGCCTGTTCATCTACGAGATCATGGTCGCGCCGATGGGCCACTTCTCCGCGATCGCCGGTTCCATGGCGCTCGCGGTGATCGTGGTCCCGGTCGTGGTGCGCACCACCGAGAACATGCTCATCCTGGTGCCGAACCAGCTGCGCGAGGCGGCCTCCGCGCTCGGCGCGCCGCAGTGGTTCGTCATCTCCAAGGTGGCCTACAAGGCGGCGAAGGCCGGCATCGTCACCGGCGTCCTGCTCGCCGTCGCGCGCATCTCCGGCGAAACGGCGCCGCTGCTGTTCACCGCCCTCGGCAACCAGTTCTGGTCGACCGACCTGAACGCGCCGATGGCCAGCCTGCCGCAAGTCATCTTCCAGTTCGCTCTCAGTCCCTATGAGGACTGGCAGCGCCTCGCTTGGACCGGTGCCCTCATCATCACCTTCGCAGTGCTCGCGCTCAGCATTCTGGCCCGTTCGCTGACCAATTCCAGGACCGACCGATGAACGATCGACCGACCAACATCGCCGCGATCGACGCCACTACCGCTGCGGGGCAGCGCGAAAAGGTCTCGATCCGCAACCTGTCGTTCTTCTACGGCGAGACCAAGGCCCTGAAGAGCATCAACCTGCCGCTCTACGACCGCACGGTCACGGCCTTCATCGGCCCGTCGGGCTGCGGCAAGTCCACGCTGCTGCGCATCCTGAACCGCATCTACGAACTCTACCCGAAGCAGCACGCCGAGGGCGAGGTGCTGCTGGACGGGGAGAACGTGCTCGACCCACGCCAGGACCTGAACCTCCTGCGCGCCAAGATCGGCATGGTGTTCCAGAAGCCGACGCCGTTCCCGATGACGATCTGGGACAACATCGCGTTCGGCATCCGTCTCTACGAGCGCCTGCCCCAGTCGGAGCTCGAAGGCCGCATCGAATATGCGCTGCGCAAGGCGGCGCTGTGGGACGAGGTGAAGGACAAGCTGCACAAGAGCGGCATGGGCCTTTCCGGCGGCCAGCAGCAGCGCCTCTGCATTGCCCGCTCGGTCGCGGTGAAGCCCGAGGTGATCCTGTTCGACGAGCCGTGCTCGGCGCTCGACCCGATCTCCACCGGCAAGATCGAGGAACTGATCGACGAACTGAAGGTCGACTACACCATCGCGATCGTGACGCACAACATGCAGCAGGCCGCGCGCGTCTCGAAATACACCGCCTTCATGTATCTCGGTGAACTGATCGAGTTCAATCTGACCGACAAGATCTTCACGGCGCCGACGCACAAGAAGACCGAGGAATACATCACCGGCCGCTTCGGCTGACGCCCGCGACCTGAAGGGACTGACCCCGATGCCCAGCACTCATGTCGTAAAGGCGTTCGACGACGAGC
The Pseudoxanthobacter soli DSM 19599 DNA segment above includes these coding regions:
- the pstC gene encoding phosphate ABC transporter permease subunit PstC gives rise to the protein MAEMTVLNHAGSGPTTGTLKRFATTDATFRALTLAAAVLVLAVMGGVLVALVLGSWPAWKAFGASFVTTEVWNPVSEQFGALGPIYGTLVTSAIAMLIAVPVGIGIAIFLTEICPRPLRRPIAIAIELLAGIPSIIYGIWGLFVFAPFMQHWVQPALIATFADVPLLRDLFAGPPYGIGVFTASLILAIMVLPFISSITRDVFETVPPMLKESAYGLGCTTWEVIMKVVLPFTRVGVIGGVMLALGRALGETMAVTFVIGNAHRISASILAPGTTISATIANEFTEADGELYTASLLALGLILFVITLIVLAAARYMLLRIEKRLG
- the pstA gene encoding phosphate ABC transporter permease PstA, with amino-acid sequence MYARRKLRNAIFMSLSAAAAGIGLVWLVMILAGLLIEGFSGLGLSVFTEMTPPPGSEGGLLNAIVGSLVMSVIAVIVGTPIGILAGTYLAEYGRHSRLATVVRFINDILLSAPSIVIGLFIYEIMVAPMGHFSAIAGSMALAVIVVPVVVRTTENMLILVPNQLREAASALGAPQWFVISKVAYKAAKAGIVTGVLLAVARISGETAPLLFTALGNQFWSTDLNAPMASLPQVIFQFALSPYEDWQRLAWTGALIITFAVLALSILARSLTNSRTDR
- the pstB gene encoding phosphate ABC transporter ATP-binding protein PstB, whose product is MNDRPTNIAAIDATTAAGQREKVSIRNLSFFYGETKALKSINLPLYDRTVTAFIGPSGCGKSTLLRILNRIYELYPKQHAEGEVLLDGENVLDPRQDLNLLRAKIGMVFQKPTPFPMTIWDNIAFGIRLYERLPQSELEGRIEYALRKAALWDEVKDKLHKSGMGLSGGQQQRLCIARSVAVKPEVILFDEPCSALDPISTGKIEELIDELKVDYTIAIVTHNMQQAARVSKYTAFMYLGELIEFNLTDKIFTAPTHKKTEEYITGRFG